From a region of the Candida albicans SC5314 chromosome 1, complete sequence genome:
- a CDS encoding uncharacterized protein (Putative integral membrane protein; S. cerevisiae ortholog Tvp23 localizes to late Golgi vesicles; rat catheter biofilm induced) has translation MNSSYTAIEPDEPLDSPPSYSANDHNTTTNTTTSNPSTQPYVNQPQADQPQQPGTSSSFEPRTLLQRLKESSHPIALLFYIFFRVSPIVTYIFGTIVIHQFTSKNTFILHFIVLILLVAGDFWNLKNISGRLLVGLRWWNETTLIESENGNGNGNASGQVGESAKDFENVWVFETADPNRYINPIDSKVFGFYYMDNQ, from the coding sequence ATGAACTCATCATATACGGCAATTGAACCAGATGAACCGTTAGACTCACCACCTTCATATTCAGCTAATGATCATAAtacaacaaccaacacAACCACCAGCAATCCTCTGACACAACCATATGTTAATCAACCGCAAGCAGatcaaccacaacaaccaGGAACTTCTTCTCTGTTTGAACCTCGAACTTTGTTACAAAGATTGAAAGAATCATCACACCCAATAGCATTActattttatatatttttccGAGTATCACCAATTGTCACATATATATTTGGAACCATAGTGATTCATCAATTCACTTCCAAAAATACATTTATATTacattttattgttttgattttgctaGTAGCTGGTGATTTCTGGAATTTAAAGAATATTTCAGGACGATTATTAGTTGGATTACGATGGTGGAATGAAACCACTTTAATAGAAAGTGAAAATGGAAATGGAAATGGAAATGCAAGTGGGCAAGTTGGTGAATCAGctaaagattttgaaaatgtttgGGTATTTGAAACGGCTGATCCCAACAGATATATCAATCCAATTGATTCTAAAGTGTTTGGCTTTTATTATATGGACAACCAGTAG
- a CDS encoding uncharacterized protein (Protein of unknown function; rat catheter biofilm repressed), with amino-acid sequence MNANQLRIPKTLHFADEISHLNSNFISVNSYNQNPTSTSTSTSTLANPRSINKFINSTPKLPLAVNQNSNSLIYDIIDLYLLPDTAPEELDSKTLSANDKHNVQPALFASLHKGYHYFFGNDYLPSTCNSVNDENTRVVLDMNMNMNDANTAIYHDENIETQSINMWFKNKSAGVFHKLKSFGHRSSSTTTNRTNFKAGETVDEKLKSLFSETTIEENNLKEIVEQRPKRRVTIQEKEDIIFPNYYERKSPTRFRRNITRKLSSFRRSNI; translated from the coding sequence atgaatGCAAATCAATTGAGAATCCCAAAGACATTACATTTTGCTGATGAAATATCTCATCTTAATAGTAATTTCATTAGTGTTAACTCGTATAATCAAAACCCTACGTCAACGTCAACGTCAACTTCAACACTAGCCAATCCTAGATCAATTAACAAGTTCATTAATAGCACTCCCAAGCTTCCTCTAGCTGTtaatcaaaattcaaattcattaatatatgatattattgatttatatttgttaCCTGACACTGCCCCTGAAGAATTAGATAGTAAGACCCTATCTGCAAATGATAAACACAATGTTCAACCAGCATTATTTGCCTCATTACATAAAGGATATCATTATTTCTTTGGTAATGATTATTTACCAAGTACCTGTAATTCCGTCAATGATGAAAACACCAGAGTCGTATTGGATATGAACATGAACATGAATGATGCAAACACAGCAATTTATCATGACgaaaatattgaaacaCAAAGTATTAATATGTGgtttaaaaacaaatcagCTGGGGTTTTCCACAAACTAAAGAGTTTTGGTCATAGATCCTCCTCCACTACTACGAACAGAACAAATTTTAAGGCTGGTGAAACggttgatgaaaaattgaaaagtttGTTTAGTGAGACAACCATAGAAGAgaataatttaaaagaaattgttgaacaaCGACCTAAAAGAAGAGTGACcattcaagaaaaagaagatattATTTTCCCCAATTATTATGAACGTAAATCACCAACCAGGTTTAGAAGAAATATTACTCGCAAATTGAGTTCATTCAGAAGAAGCAACATCTAG
- a CDS encoding uncharacterized protein (Protein with a dual-specificity phosphatase domain; Hap43-induced gene) — protein MYSQSRNFHNHNTHFNECMFFNPETPQQICPRVWLGPHNALLNNTDNYGSNFLVQRNIKIIINCGTTLPFLDLIENNRDVAISSDVLILSLDPFFQSHDELAANFTRKYSRILANYLNYFYKSNPNAAKLIHQLPNSTDRIQISSPILCGANLMMQFFSLIRLINLFKSINQEMEVLIISQDGNDNLSTGLMIAYLMDTYRYNLLNSFNMIKSRRPSIYDWSSVEYDALLKQFYTQNCEIKCTPLMDTIKRSSQEDDSELMAGGDRKRRFLH, from the coding sequence ATGTATTCACAAAGCAGAAATTtccacaaccacaacacACATTTCAATGAGTGTATGTTTTTTAATCCGGAAACGCCTCAGCAAATTTGTCCAAGAGTGTGGTTAGGACCACACAACGCGTTGTTAAACAATACAGATAATTATGGCAGTAACTTCCTAGTTCAGCGTAATATCAAGATAATCATTAATTGTGGCACGACACTACCGTTCCTCGActtgattgaaaataacAGGGACGTAGCAATATCGTCTGATGTGTTGATTTTGAGTTTGGATCCTTTCTTTCAGAGTCACGATGAGCTTGCTGCCAACTTTACGCGCAAGTATAGTCGAATATTAGCAAACTACTTGAACTATTTTTATAAAAGTAATCCAAATGCTGCCAAATTGATACACCAATTACCGAACTCAACTGATCGTATCCAGATATCATCACCTATATTGTGTGGAGCAAACTTGATGATGCAATTTTTCAGTTTAATTAGgttgatcaatttatttaagCTGATTAATCAAGAGATGGAGGTTTTAATTATATCACAAGATGGGAATGATAATTTGCTGACGGGCCTTATGATCGCGTACTTGATGGATACTTATCGCtacaatttattgaattcatTCAACATGATCAAAAGTAGAAGACCGTCGATTTACGATTGGTCAAGTGTTGAATATGATGCTTTGTTGAAACAGTTTTATACTCAGAATTGTGAAATCAAATGCACTCCTTTAATGGATACTATCAAAAGGTCATCTCAGGAAGATGACAGCGAGTTAATGGCTGGTGGAGATAGAAAGAGAAGATTCTTACATTAA
- the PDC2 gene encoding Pdc2p (Homeodomain-like transcription factor; regulator of pyruvate decarboxylase; contains a putative C-terminal activation domain, Glu- and Pro-rich; complements glucose utilization defect of S. cerevisiae pdc2 mutant), whose protein sequence is MGYTIKQKIGICLKAEANPEMTQSDLALWAMKEYNSERPPSQTTISRILNSKNDIISRKESEFELIRRRKRANPLLRRILTEWITQANWEGIPITTPIIQSTANAIWTRLPKEGQEGNGIFNQKWCSHFVKKLNINITGSPRDVLDNRGYNLNKVWKLDEILELKRYLRDIIDQEDYAPQDVFVIDDFQLFYSLPLDQIFDVSSIDKGIKQSNSSAEHSLTIMLGCNIDGSEKLTPIIVGKYDKFDVSKSTHVSLNSMQFDSVSYQTLMNKLTEVYNIFYKSNTNKWITSSMFQNYLTRLDHKLSNSRPNGRKILIILDDCSSHRIINLKFNNIRLCYLKNEANHKNPYNTTYSGIKFDYLPMNFGIVEEFKILYRLQQYLEMINLQRSKSQIDSDPMIEENLTSTSVATTATALEVLSESDYHISLIRAIEWITRSWHSVSSERIFSSWKKTHLFNLLDWPSGNSGQLVYLNQKLNTFDENKSLKKLKEVMSYLNVVIPWEIDELVGLVNERGKVTLSYASIEEIIDSCLSEPVDDYDEMGDDDGRFDNRKNELGDVSSVPVDNSNDPWFTVSEINEFHNDPFYNNDKSIDAAAEPLESISPDNDSSAIPGLETKALSAISGLGTTSTSVVSDSPSGTTQKYNNISIYPNGSLKHKLGVLENWNRKRGPGQGQGQGQELQNPQGQQQQEQQQQQQHQMSGYNFSPISNIESPIASGGLTNPNVQFGNGAGSFDNQTPLFMNSLTSPPPPPPVPVPVPVPVPPVPSQVPATSFPQDVSSSRAVRAPMSTAAVDVDMATAITKLLEYSASNTLKLSQSTIDDLDYNLRVIRARLNQR, encoded by the coding sequence ATGGGGTACACTATAAAgcaaaaaattggaatcTGTCTAAAAGCAGAAGCAAACCCTGAAATGACTCAATCTGATTTGGCACTTTGGGCCATGAAAGAATATAATTCTGAAAGGCCACCATCACAAACTACTATATCACGGATATTGAACTCGAAAAACGACATAATTTCGAGAAAAGAGTCTGAATTTGAGCTCATAAGAAGACGTAAACGGGCAAACCCATTATTGCGACGAATTCTAACGGAATGGATTACCCAAGCAAACTGGGAAGGAATACCCATCACGACGCCAATTATACAACTGACGGCTAATGCCATATGGACTCGATTACCTAAAGAGGGACAAGAAGGTAATGGTATATTCAATCAAAAATGGTGTTCTCATTttgtgaaaaaattgaacattAATATAACGGGATCGCCTCGGGATGTTTTAGACAACCGAGGATACAACTTAAATAAAGTTTGGAAATTGGATGAAATACTAGAATTGAAACGATATTTGCGAGATATCATTGATCAAGAAGATTATGCTCCTCAAGATGTGtttgttattgatgattttcaattgttttattcTTTGCCTTTGgatcaaatatttgatgTTTCGTCTATAGATAAGGGCATTAAACAATCAAACTCATCTGCTGAACATTCATTAACAATTATGCTCGGCTGCAACATTGACGGGTCAGAAAAACTAACACCAATAATTGTTGGGAAATACGATAAATTTGATGTTTCTAAAAGTACGCATGTAAGTTTAAACTCAATGCAATTTGATTCGGTATCGTATCAAACTTTGATGAATAAACTTACCGAAGtttacaatattttttaCAAATCAAATACCAATAAATGGATCACTTCGTCaatgtttcaaaattatttaactAGATTGGATCATAAATTATCCAATTCAAGACCAAATGGACGGAAAATTCTAATTATTTTAGATGATTGTTCATCTCATCgtattataaatttgaaatttaataatataagACTATgttatttgaaaaatgagGCTAATCATAAAAACCCTTATAATACAACTTATTCTGgaatcaaatttgattatttacccatgaattttggaattgtggaagaatttaaaatattgTACCGATTGCAACAATATTTAGAAATGATTAATTTACAAAGAAGCAAATCGCAAATTGATTCGGACCCAAtgattgaagaaaatttgaCTTCAACTTCAGTGGCAACAACAGCTACTGCGTTGGAGGTTTTATCAGAATCCGATTACCACATATCCTTGATTCGAGCAATTGAATGGATAACAAGATCATGGCATTCTGTGTCATCGGAACGGATTTTTTCCTCATGGAAAAAGACacatttgttcaatttacTAGATTGGCCTAGTGGTAATTCTGGACAACTAGTTTATTTAAACCAGAAATTGAACacttttgatgaaaataagagtttgaagaaattaaaagagGTTATGAGTTATTTAAATGTGGTTATTCCTTgggaaattgatgaattggtAGGGTTGGTTAACGAGAGAGGTAAAGTTACTTTAAGTTATGCATCTATCGaagaaatcattgataGTTGTTTGCTGGAACCCGTTGACGACTATGATGAAATGGGGGATGATGATGGTAGATTTGACAATAGGAAAAATGAACTTGGTGATGTTTCTTCTGTTCCAGTTGATAATAGCAATGACCCTTGGTTTACTGTAAGtgaaataaatgaatttcaTAATGATCCattttataataatgaCAAATCTATTGATGCAGCAGCAGAACCTTTAGAGCTGATTTCACCTGATAATGATAGTTCGGCTATTCCAGGTTTGGAAACCAAAGCTCTTTCTGCTATTTCAGGTTTGGGGACGACTTCAACAAGTGTTGTAAGTGATTCTCCACTGGGAACTACCCAAAAGTACAACAACATTAGCATTTATCCAAATGGTTCATTAAAGCACAAGTTGGGGGTGTTGGAGAATTGGAATCGCAAAAGGGGTCCTGGACAAGGACAAGGACAAGGACAAGAACTACAGAACCCACAGggtcaacaacaacaagaacaacagcagcaacaacaacaccaaatgTCTGGTTACAATTTCTCTCCtatatcaaatattgaatcaCCAATTGCTAGTGGTGGTTTGACCAACCCTAATGTTCAATTTGGTAATGGTGCAGGATCGTTTGACAACCAAACCCCGTTATTTATGAATAGTTTGACGTCACCGCCTCCTCCACCGCCAGTGCCAGTGCCAGTGCCAGTGCCAGTGCCACCAGTGCCATCACAAGTGCCAGCTACTTCATTTCCTCAAGATGTATCATCATCCCGAGCTGTAAGGGCCCCTATGAGTACTGCTGCCGTTGATGTTGATATGGCTACTGCTATTACTAAACTTCTTGAATATTCCGCATCTAATACATTGAAACTTTCGCAAAGTACAATAGATGATTTGGATTACAATTTACGAGTCATTAGAGCTAGACTTAATCAACGATGA
- the VPS41 gene encoding Vps41p (Protein similar to S. cerevisiae Vps41p, which is involved in vacuole organization and biogenesis; transposon mutation affects filamentous growth; regulated by Gcn4p; induced in response to amino acid starvation (3-aminotriazole treatment)), with protein sequence MTDTNISKESNEITAENEHEESIVKDLDDASVNEAIPAAQPETDEKQHHEGDHTSIEEDGDEDEEEEEEEEPPTLKYTRLNKLPANFFVKDPVSTSTFHETVFIFATHSGIIHICKPNFETIRTFKAHRASVLSVFTDGTYFATASMDGTVVIGSILDEKDIVAYDFQRPVHAVILDSNYYKTRSFISGGMAGQVIYSSKGWLGKRSDFVLEQGHGPIVSIQLIDDLVIWMNDKGISVFHLATRQIISVLEKPEDSPRSDLYWPRIAFPDPDRLIIGWSNYIWSLRVSLKTAQDEKEGTPISSGMSKILPSTASISFRAVQEKKVEVEHIFKLDSLISGIASFKDDLWMVLAYTPPEADAETGKKTFFNPDLKLINSTTGEVELEEELGLKEIANLGLNDFMLGTHIETIPKYYIISAKDGVIAEEFQISDRLEWYLDRKNYLQAWEISQHLVTPTKRLSYGILYVDSLIEEDNWEEAATFLQRLLVIKRDPNEIKSITQISTESNEEDLDKEILDYWETWSTIFINSNHVQELTNIIPNVTGLLPTSIYDTILRFWLKKDASRFKTLIELWDPSLYNISDIASELELEAKENETLERSLVTLYDKSHNPSKAVPHLIHLRDPNIIGYLSTNHILVPFVSELPVMIDLMFDKGDLKTLPVSKIEKRLQGVISILVDHRLEIPAKQIVNLFYESGLSFVSFFYLEKLADIDNFLVQGFGNERVKLYADYKREKLLPYLTKNDDYDIDTAITICETNDYTKELVYLLGKIGENKQALTLVINKLEDPVMAIEFAKHQNDKETWDILLDQSMSKPKFIKALIESSDESSNAFYDPITILQRMPQDFKIEGLNESVIEFSKNNDLNMLLNQIILKIIYKQSQETSEEFKSQKLRGFEVEIDKKIKKMIQQFQTIVAFVRDDNVKGGPKVVDIKLESDLTSDYSMVPYRDLAHKLDHLREIEENYF encoded by the coding sequence ATGACAGATACCAATATCTCCAAAGAATCGAATGAAATAACGGCAGAAAATGAACATGAAGAGTCAATTGTCAAGGATTTGGATGATGCATCCGTCAATGAGGCAATACCAGCAGCGCAACCAGAGACTGACGAGAAACAACACCATGAAGGAGATCATACTTCCATAGAAGAAGATGGGGACGAGGACgaggaagaggaagaagaggaagagcCACCTACTTTAAAATATACTagattgaataaattaCCTGCTAACTTTTTTGTTAAGGACCCAGTCTCCACCAGTACATTTCATGAAACAGTATTTATATTCGCCACACATTCAGGTATTATTCATATTTGTAAACccaattttgaaacaataaGAACATTCAAAGCTCATAGGGCGTCCGTGCTATCAGTTTTCACAGATGGTACATACTTTGCCACTGCGTCGATGGATGGAACAGTTGTGATAGGATCAATATTAGACGAAAAGGATATCGTGGCCTATGATTTTCAAAGACCTGTACACGCTGTTATATTGGATAGCAACTATTATAAAACACGAAGTTTTATTAGTGGAGGTATGGCTGGCCAGGTGATTTATTCTAGCAAGGGTTGGTTGGGGAAACGATcagattttgttttggaaCAGGGTCATGGTCCAATTGTGTCCatccaattgattgatgacTTGGTTATATGGATGAATGATAAGGGGATTAGTGTGTTTCATTTAGCCACAAGACAAATTATATCTGTATTGGAAAAACCTGAAGATTCTCCTCGAAGTGACTTATATTGGCCCCGAATTGCGTTTCCTGACCCAGATAGATTGATCATTGGATGGAGCAATTATATATGGTCTCTTCGAGTGTCATTGAAGACGGCCCAGGATGAAAAAGAGGGAACACCAATCTCATCTGGAATGAGTAAGATCTTACCCTCGACTGCAAGTATTTCATTTAGGGCCGTTCAAGAGAAAAAAGTGGAAGTTGAacatattttcaaattagaCAGTTTAATATCAGGAATTGCAAGTTTCAAAGATGACTTGTGGATGGTATTGGCGTATACGCCCCCAGAAGCTGATGCTGAGACTGGcaaaaaaacatttttcaatccTGACTTGAAGTTAATTAACTCTACTACGGGGGAGGTAGAGCTTGAAGAGGAATTGGGGTTAAAGGAAATTGCCAACTTAGGGTTGAATGATTTTATGTTGGGGACACACATTGAGACAATACCTAAATACTACATTATTAGTGCTAAAGATGGAGTCATAGCTGaagaatttcaaattagtGATCGTCTTGAATGGTATTTGGAtagaaaaaattatttgcaAGCATGGGAAATCAGCCAGCATTTAGTGACACCGACAAAAAGATTGAGCTATGGGATACTTTATGTGGATCTgttaattgaagaagataattGGGAGGAAGCTGCTACATTTTTGCAACGTTTATTGGTAATCAAAAGAGACCCgaatgaaatcaaaagtaTAACACAAATCAGTACAGAATCAAACGAAGAAGATTTGGACAAGGAAATTTTGGATTATTGGGAAACATGGTCAACTATATTCATCAACAGTAATCACGTGCAAGAATTGACGAATATAATACCAAATGTTACAGGGTTGTTACCAACAAGTATATATGATACAATTTTAAGGTTTTGGTTAAAAAAAGACGCTAGCCGATTTAAAacattgattgaattatgGGATCCTCTGTTGTACAATATTTCTGATATTGCTTCGGAACTAGAGCTAGAAgctaaagaaaatgaaacacTTGAACGTTCACTTGTGACATTATATGACAAATCTCACAATCCATCAAAAGCTGTACCACATTTAATACATTTGAGGGATCCTAATATAATTGGATACTTATCTACTAATCATATTTTGGTCCCCTTTGTATCAGAATTACCTGTGATGATAGACTTGATGTTTGACAAGGGAGATTTAAAAACGCTACCAgtatcaaaaattgaaaagcGATTGCAAGGCGTAATTTCTATTCTTGTAGATCACAGATTAGAAATACCTGCTAAACAAATTgtgaatttattttatgAATCTGGCTTGTCATTTGTCAGCTTTTTCTACTTGGAAAAGTTAGctgatattgataattttttggttcAAGGTTTTGGCAATGAACGTGTTAAACTATATGCTGATTACAAACGAGAAAAATTGTTACCGTATTTGACAAAGAACGATGATTATGACATAGATACAGCAATTACGATCTGCGAGACGAACGACTACACCAAAGAGTTAGTATACTTGTTGGGGAAGATTGGTGAGAACAAACAGGCTTTGACATTAGTGATAAATAAACTTGAGGATCCTGTTATGGCCATAGAGTTTGCTAAGCATCAGAATGATAAAGAGACGTGGGATATTTTACTTGACCAATCCATgtcaaaaccaaaattcaTCAAGGCACTTATCGAAAGTTCAGATGAATCATCAAATGCATTTTATGATCCAATAACTATATTACAGAGAATGCCACAggatttcaaaattgaaggATTGAATGAATCtgttattgaattttctaaaaataaCGATTTAAACATGctattgaatcaaataattttgaagattATATATAAGCAATCACAAGAGACATCAgaagaattcaaatcaCAAAAATTACGAGGATTTGAGGTTGAAATagataaaaaaatcaaaaagatgATACAgcaatttcaaacaattgtGGCTTTTGTTCGAGATGACAATGTGAAAGGTGGTCCGAAAGTGGTTGACATTAAATTAGAGTCTGACCTCACAAGCGATTATTCAATGGTACCATACAGAGATTTGGCGCATAAGTTAGATCACTTGAGAGAAATAGAGGAGAATTATTTCTGA
- a CDS encoding uncharacterized protein (Protein of unknown function) has translation MVWTYIKSSLTQKNQYQCLSYLPNGLKLLNIDPAALVNTSLAKLFALPNLSHFVNAIALVIDNEVATIINTKGIKIAILKSLNSQHYPSYWLSI, from the coding sequence ATGGTCTGGACGTATATAAAAAGTTCTCTTActcaaaaaaatcaataccaATGTCTATCTTATCTTCCAAATggattaaaattattaaacatTGATCCTGCAGCTCTTGTAAACACATCATTAGCAAAATTATTTGCCTTACCAAACTTATCACATTTTGTAAATGCCATTGCATTAGtcattgataatgaagtGGCgacaataataaacacAAAAGGTATAAAAATTGCAATTTTAAAACTGCTAAACTCCCAACACTACCCAAGCTACTGGTTGTCCATATAA
- the PET100 gene encoding Pet100p (Chaperone that facilitates the assembly of cytochrome c oxidase; plasma membrane protein) → MGFIRAFITRITRTQLETAKFGFYLLSPILVMYYVGLDTDKKFNLPGFWPDPSTLNQIPKEPHEIQAEIARIKRARLEKRKRLEEKARELGISEEDFEEEQQQEILS, encoded by the exons ATGGGCTTCATACGTGCATTTATAACAAGAATAACAAGAACACAACTAGAAACAGCTAAA TTTGGTTTCTATTTATTATCTCCTATATTAGTGATGTATTATGTTGGGTTAGATACTGATAAAAAGTTCAATTTACCAGGGTTCTGGCCAGATCCATCAAcattaaatcaaatccCTAAAGAACCTCATGAAATTCAAGCAGAAATCGCCCGTATTAAACGAGCCAGATtagagaaaagaaaacgattagaagaaaaagcaaGAGAATTAGGTATATctgaagaagattttgaagaagagcaacaacaagaaatattgTCTTAA
- the LIP3 gene encoding Lip3p (Secreted lipase; gene family member whose members are expressed differentially in response to carbon source and infection; possible role in nutrition and/or in creating an acidic microenvironment; flow model biofilm induced), which produces MKTLVVLCTLLSIIFASPLSLKSPLVDDFYNPPRGYESAKLGEILKLRKTPGKISSLFIPVEVKNSWQLLVRSEDSFGNAAAIVTTVIEPFNADPSKVVSYQSWEDAANIECSPSYGMQFGAPLSSVQTQVDMIFIVPLLDKGCFVVLPDYEGPKSTFGVGRQSGKATLDSIKAVLKTKDFSGINDDAQVAMWGYSGGTIAAGWAATLQPKYAQELKKNLIGAALGGFVINITATAEATDGTLFAGLIPNALNGLANEFPDFKKRMYEVVEKRYEGALQQGTQHCLGGAILHFAFDQVFTGDHRYFEQGYGLLEEEVFNRTISGNSLLYMGQEYLPDIPIFVYHGSLDGIVPIPDVHGVYKNWCDWGIDSFEFAEDSLNGYLTEIVVGAPAAITWLDARFDGQPVVEGCKKTTRITDFSYPNISDSTRNFFKGILDSLTASQLGPGVTSDNVTLSGLTGFMGGLSKFKKSV; this is translated from the coding sequence ATGAAAACCCTAGTTGTCTTATGTactttattatcaataatatttgcTTCGCCCTTAAGTTTGAAATCACCTCTTGTGGATGACTTCTACAATCCACCTCGAGGTTATGAATCAGCAAAATTAGGAGAAATCTTAAAGTTGAGAAAAACGCCAGGCAAAATAAGCAGTTTGTTTATCCCTGTGGAGGTTAAGAACTCCTGGCAGCTTTTAGTTAGATCCGAAGATTCATTTGGAAATGCAGCAGCAATTGTTACCACTGTTATCGAACCTTTCAACGCCGACCCTTCCAAAGTTGTATCTTATCAAAGTTGGGAAGATGCAGCTAACATTGAATGCTCACCTTCTTACGGTATGCAATTTGGGGCTCCATTGTCATCAGTACAAACCCAAGTGGATATGATTTTCATAGTTCCATTGTTGGATAAAggttgttttgttgttcttcCAGATTATGAAGGTCCCAAATCTACATTTGGTGTAGGAAGACAATCAGGAAAAGCTACATTGGATTCCATCAAAGCTGTCTTGAAAACTAAAGACTTTTCTGgtattaatgatgatgcCCAAGTTGCTATGTGGGGGTATTCCGGAGGTACAATAGCTGCTGGCTGGGCTGCTACTTTGCAGCCCAAATATGCACAAgagttgaagaaaaatttgattggtGCAGCTCTTGGTGGGTTTGTCATTAATATTACTGCTACCGCTGAAGCAACCGATGGTACATTGTTTGCTGGATTAATCCCAAACGCACTAAATGGATTAGCCAATGAATTTCCTGATTTTAAAAAGAGAATGTatgaagttgttgaaaaaagatATGAAGGAGCTTTACAACAGGGGACTCAACACTGTTTAGGAGGGGCTATTCTTCATTTTGCCTTTGATCAGGTTTTCACTGGTGACCATAGATACTTTGAACAGGGTTATGGATTGCTCGAAGAGGAAGTATTCAACCGAACCATTCTGGGGAACAGTTTGTTATACATGGGTCAAGAGTATTTACCGGATATTCCAATATTTGTATATCACGGCTCGTTGGATGGCATTGTTCCAATTCCTGATGTACATGGTGTTTACAAGAATTGGTGTGATTGGGGCATCGACTCATTTGAGTTTGCCGAAGATTCATTGAATGGTTATCTCACCgagattgttgttggagCTCCCGCAGCTATAACATGGTTAGATGCAAGATTTGATGGCCAACCAGTTGTGGAGGGATGCAAGAAAACTACTAGAATCACTGATTTTTCTTATCCAAACATTTCCGATTCAACTagaaatttcttcaaagGTATTCTTGATTCACTTACTGCCTCACAATTGGGACCTGGTGTCACATCTGATAATGTGACCTTAAGTGGATTAACTGGATTCATGGGGGGACTTTCTAAGTTCAAAAAGTCAGTTTAG